One genomic region from Ammospiza caudacuta isolate bAmmCau1 chromosome 1, bAmmCau1.pri, whole genome shotgun sequence encodes:
- the LZTFL1 gene encoding leucine zipper transcription factor-like protein 1 — MAELGVNEHHQNEVVSYMRFARFKRGMCLKTVDSCFQDLKDSRLVEETFTVDEVIDMLDGLQSVVHSEVESELINTTYTNVLLLRQLFSQAEKWYLKLQTDVSDLENRELLDQVAEFEKSEYTSSNKKSTADPIKPKLAPLNEGGSELLNKTVAHLQEENEKLKTRLRTIETQATAALDEKSKLEKSLRDLQMIQGDQKNNANQDITELENKVAALKSQFEKTLNDTTANQKFLEEDLVTTKHDLLKVQDQLSTAEKELEKKFQQTAAYRNMKEILTKKNEQIKDLRRKLSKYESED, encoded by the exons ATG gcagagctgggcgTTAATGAGCACCACCAGAACGAAGTGGTCAGCTACATGCGCTTTGCTCGCTTCAAGCGTGGCATGTGTCTCAAAACAGTGGATTCTTGTTTCCAGGACCTCAAGGACAGCAG ACTGGTTGAAGAGACCTTCACAGTTGATGAGGTGATAGACATGCTGGATGGGCTGCAGAGTGTCGTACACAGCGAAGTGGAGTCAGAGCTCATCAACACAACTTACACCAACGTTTTACTTCTGAGGCAGCTCTTCTCACAGGCTGAGAAATGGTACCTGAAGTTACAGACAGATGTCTCTGACTTGGAGAATCG agaaTTATTGGACCAGGTTGCTGAGTTTGAAAAGTCAGAATATACCTCTTCAAACAAAAAg TCCACTGCAGATCCCATTAAACCAAAACTTGCTCCATTAAATGAAGGTGGATCAGAGCTGCTAAACAAG ACAGTTGCTCATCtccaagaagaaaatgaaaaattgaagACCAGACTCAGGACCATAGAAACACAG GCTACTGCTGCCCTAGACGAGAAGTCCAAGCTGGAGAAGTCACTGAGGGATTTACAGATGATACAAGGAGATCAGAAG AATAATGCAAACCAGGATATCACTGAACTGGAGAATAAAGTGGCAGCTTTGAAATCCCAGTTTGAGAAGACTTTGAATGATACTACTGCAAACCAAAAATTCTTGGAAGAAGACTTGGTGACAACAAAACATGACTTACTGAAGGTTCAGGATCAGCTATCCACAGCTGAAAAG GAGCTGGAGAAGAAATTTCAGCAAACAGCTGCCTATCGCAACATGAAAGAGATTCTCACCAAGAAGAATGAGCAGATAAAGGATCTGCGTAGAAAACTTTCCAA ATATGAGTCAGAAGACTGA